The Natronoarchaeum mannanilyticum nucleotide sequence ACACGTACGACGTCGTCTGGTAGATCGGCGGCGCCCGCGATCCGGTCGCCTCGTCCGGTTCCTGTCCCGCGTGTACGCTCTGGGTGTAGAATCCCGGTTCGTCGTCGCTCATAGTCACCCGAACCGTTTCGGCCCCGGGCAAATAAACCCTTACGCGAACCTGTGGCGCCGGACAACGTCATTTGCCAGTATCTCGGAGCCGTCGGGGTTACGGACGAGCGGAGAACGGGGGACGCGTCGCTACCGGAGTCGTCGAACGAGTCGGCCGAGGGGGCTGATCGCCCGCGTCCGTTTCGGTCGACGCGCCGGCTCAGACCGTATCGATGGTGTCGGCCATCGGGGTCCGCTCGGCGTACAGCGAGTACGCGAGCGCGACGAAGCCGATCGCCGTGAAGACGCTCTGGACGGCGATGCTGGCGAGCAACCCGGCGCCGAGCAGCTGGTGGAGCCCCCCGCCGAAGAACGTCCCCATCGTGACCAGTCCGAGGCCGACGCTCAGCGACCGCAGCGCGGCGGAGTCGGTGCGCGCCGCGGCGCGGTGGGCGAGCAGGCTGATCGTCCCGCCGAACACGAGCGTCACGGTGTTGGCGATCACGATGATGGCCGAAAGGTGATCCACGCCGATCACCTCCGTCCGGGGCCGACTGTC carries:
- a CDS encoding DUF7521 family protein, translating into MDHLSAIIVIANTVTLVFGGTISLLAHRAAARTDSAALRSLSVGLGLVTMGTFFGGGLHQLLGAGLLASIAVQSVFTAIGFVALAYSLYAERTPMADTIDTV